GGCGTAGCGCACCGCGTCGACAGCAAGCGCCGCAGGCACCTTCAGGTCTGCGGCCTGTTGAAGCTTCGACATCGCGCTCCGATGTCCGGGGCTGTCCGCGGTCCCGGATACCGCTCCGGTAGCGGGGTCGAGACCAAGATCGGCCAGCGCGTCGGCACGCCAGATGTTGCCCAGCTGATCGTCGAGACGGGCGTATTGCAGCCAGCTGTGCCGCGGGTACGAGTCCAGCAGTTCGCGGGCCTGCGCCACCTTCTCGACCGCCTCGGCGAAGTCACCGCGAAGAATGGAGATCCAGCTGCGCTGCAGCAGGATTCGGTGAATGTGCAGCGGCTTTTCGATCTCGCGCCAATGCCGCTCAGCATGCCCCCAGCATTCGTCGGCCTCGTCCAGCGCTCCCATCCGGAATCTGATCAAGCCGAAGTACAGCCAGCTACGGGACACATCGTGCGCCCGGACGTGCTCGGCAATCGCCGGGTATGCCTGGTGAACCAGCGTCTGGGTTTCGGCGATATCGCCGTCCGACCACCGCGCCGCAGCACGCTCCAACTGCGCACGGGCAGCGGCCAACTGCCAGTCCCGCGCGCCGGCGCGCGCCTCGGCTCGGCGCAGCCACGGCTGCGCCTCATCAAGCCGGCCGGTCTCGACGCAGAACCGGCCATACGACAACGCTCCGTTGACAAACAGATGATCGGACTCGGGGTCACCCGCACCCGCGTATTCCTCGAGCTGATCGAGGAGTACGGCCCATATCGGCACCGAGTCCGCATACATATCGTCGTCGCACAAACCCCTGGCCATCAAAATTCTGGCGTAGCAGATCAGGCCGCGCTGTTCGACGGCCAAATCCTCGAAGTCCCCGGGCGTATCGATCAGAGTGTCCAGACTCGCCGCGGCACCGTCGTGATCACCGCTGGCCGCCGCCAATCCGGCGGCGAGGAACGCGGCACGCCGGGTGTAGCGACAGATCAGGTGGTCGATCTCCGCCTCGGACATGGTGACCCGCGCGGCCAGATCAGGGCGCCGCCCCGATCGGATTTCCGCGTAGGAGGACAGACACTCACGAATCCGCCGTATACCTTCCGTCACACCGTCGTAGGCGGTACGCACCAGATAGACCTCGGCAAGCTGGGCCAACACCTCGCATGCCAGATCGTCGCGGTCGGCCGCCTCGGCCTGGGCCAGCAGTGACAACAAGATCTCCTTGGCGGCCTCTTCCTTGGCCGCCAGCGCCAGGTGACGGGCCCGCTCCAGGTCACCGATGATCGTCACCTCCGAATAGTAAAAAGCGGCGGGCGTGCTGTGCACGCCCGCCGCAGTCGAGATGTCAGCCGCAGCTCACCTTGATGGTGAACGGCTTGGTGATCATCCCGGCCATCGGGTTCTTGACGTCGGCACCCGACGCTTCGCCCGTGATGGTGTACGTCTTCCCGTCGACCTTGACATCGGCCGAGCCGACGCTGGCACCCATCCCGCTGCTCACCGCGAGCGCGGCACCGTCGTACACCAATCCCAGCGACTGCACCTTGGGCGGCGCCTCGTCGGTCATCACCACACCCAGACCCTGCTGGCCGTTGACGGCGCCACTGGCCACGTTGATCTTGCCGCCCTGCTTGACGCACGTCACCGACTTGAGGTCGAGGCCGGCCAGGTCCTTGCCGTCCACCTTGACCTCGGCGTTGCTGCCCGAGCTCACCTGCGATCCACCCGGCTTGTCGGTCGAGCAGCCCACCACCACCGCGCCGGCGGCGAGAAGTCCCATGGCACCCACGATCACTCGATTCATCATCTGTCCCTTCATCGTCCGTCGCCCCGATGGCTCCGTCATGGCTCAAGTGAAGGCGGGCCCATCCGCTACCGATCCCAAGAAATCCCGATTACCGCAGGCAGCAGCCGTCCGGGCACCATGGAGACGTGGCACCCTCCCCACCCCCGACCTGGGTCCTCTCCCCACCACCCGCCCTGGGTCTTCTCCCACCACCCGCCCACAGGGGGCCATCACCCGTGGCACCACCGGGATCAACCGGCTGCGCCGCAGTGACCGCTGGCTGGTCCATCACCCCGAGGTGCAGGCGGTGCTGGCCGGTGCCGCCGACCCCCTGGTGGTAGATCTGGGATACGGCGCCATGCCCACCACCACCCTGGAGCTGGCCTCACGGCTGCGGACGGTTCGCAAGGATGTCCGGGTGGTGGGGCTGGAGATCGATCCGGCACGGGTGGTTCCCCCGCGTGACGGGGTCCATTTCGGTCTCGGCGGATTCGAGCTGGCAGGCCACACACCGGTTCTGGTGCGCGCCTTCAACGTGTTGCGCCAGTATCCGGAATCGGAGGTGGCGCAGGCCTGGACCATGATGGCGGCGCGGCTGGCACCCGGCGGGCTCATCATCGAGGGCACCTGCGAC
This genomic window from Mycobacteroides chelonae contains:
- a CDS encoding lipoprotein LpqH; translation: MNRVIVGAMGLLAAGAVVVGCSTDKPGGSQVSSGSNAEVKVDGKDLAGLDLKSVTCVKQGGKINVASGAVNGQQGLGVVMTDEAPPKVQSLGLVYDGAALAVSSGMGASVGSADVKVDGKTYTITGEASGADVKNPMAGMITKPFTIKVSCG
- a CDS encoding class I SAM-dependent methyltransferase, encoding MAQVKAGPSATDPKKSRLPQAAAVRAPWRRGTLPTPDLGPLPTTRPGSSPTTRPQGAITRGTTGINRLRRSDRWLVHHPEVQAVLAGAADPLVVDLGYGAMPTTTLELASRLRTVRKDVRVVGLEIDPARVVPPRDGVHFGLGGFELAGHTPVLVRAFNVLRQYPESEVAQAWTMMAARLAPGGLIIEGTCDELGRRCAWLLLDASGPRTLTLACDPFDIDKPSDLAERLPKALIHQNVPGQPIHDLLAAADRCWASAAPHGVFGPRVRWRMMLKSLRDNGFPVEPQRRQVRDCILTTPWAAVAPLA